A part of Dehalogenimonas sp. W genomic DNA contains:
- a CDS encoding Maf family nucleotide pyrophosphatase, producing the protein MNNPDSELVTIVLTGIGECGGALGQSPEGLPVNTFGGIAGETVQVRILRDSETQLEGMLEKVVTPSPHRREPPCPYFGDCSGCQWQHIEYPHQLVLKQELVQNALAGQGIDFPINAVVPAPEEFGYRNHARFTVRRRLNRFGFINRVTRRFAPVDQCLIMTEGINSLMAALAGRCGETSQFSIRYGVNTDEYLIQPKLKNPEVTVITGQTYYHEIMAGRRFRVSSPAFFQVNIAQAEKLAEIIRDRLQLTGEETVVDAYAGVGTFAVLLAPYVKKAIAIEESGAAVKDARANIREFNNVELLEARTESVLPHLGRLADAVIVDPSRNGCHPGALKTLNFYPSKRLVYVSCNPEALARDLVTLTHGPYDLEDITPVDLFPQTFHVETVATLKHNQSKEEAFTQRQNLILASASPRRAEILTALGLKFATSASSVTETPAAGLTPAEQALAHARSKASAVAGRTEHGTVIAADTIVVLDGEMMGKPDSPEQAAEILKALRGKTHRVVTAVAVTDAATGETLADIKTSQVTMRHYTDAEIDIYVNSGSPLDKAGAYGIQDKEFNPVACIKGCYHNVVGLPVCLMMDMLLKLSVHPNVSSNWRPEAGCRDCAKWHNT; encoded by the coding sequence ATGAATAATCCCGATTCTGAACTTGTAACCATTGTCCTGACCGGTATCGGGGAATGCGGCGGCGCACTGGGTCAGTCACCGGAAGGTCTGCCGGTCAACACTTTCGGCGGTATCGCCGGCGAAACGGTCCAGGTGCGCATTCTGCGCGATTCCGAAACTCAACTTGAAGGCATGCTTGAGAAAGTGGTCACTCCGTCACCGCATCGCCGGGAACCTCCCTGCCCCTATTTCGGTGATTGCTCCGGTTGCCAGTGGCAGCATATTGAATACCCCCACCAACTCGTACTTAAACAGGAGTTGGTCCAAAATGCCCTGGCCGGGCAAGGCATTGATTTCCCCATCAATGCCGTGGTGCCGGCGCCGGAGGAATTCGGTTACCGCAATCACGCCCGTTTTACAGTACGCCGCCGTCTGAACCGGTTCGGTTTTATCAACCGGGTCACCCGCCGGTTTGCGCCGGTTGACCAGTGTCTCATTATGACCGAAGGCATTAACTCCCTGATGGCGGCGCTGGCCGGCCGTTGTGGCGAAACGTCCCAGTTTTCCATTCGTTACGGTGTCAACACCGACGAGTACTTGATCCAGCCGAAATTAAAAAACCCTGAGGTCACGGTCATTACCGGGCAAACGTATTACCACGAGATTATGGCCGGCCGGCGTTTTCGGGTTTCGTCACCGGCATTTTTTCAGGTTAATATCGCTCAGGCCGAAAAACTGGCGGAAATTATCCGGGACCGATTACAGCTCACCGGCGAGGAGACAGTCGTTGATGCCTACGCCGGAGTGGGAACTTTCGCCGTGCTGCTGGCACCCTATGTTAAAAAAGCGATCGCCATTGAAGAATCCGGTGCCGCCGTCAAAGATGCCCGGGCTAACATTCGCGAATTCAACAATGTGGAACTGCTGGAAGCCCGAACGGAATCAGTCCTGCCTCACCTGGGGCGGCTGGCCGATGCCGTCATCGTTGACCCGTCCCGCAACGGCTGCCATCCCGGTGCCTTGAAGACGCTGAACTTTTATCCCTCAAAGAGATTGGTCTATGTTTCCTGCAATCCCGAAGCGCTGGCCCGGGACCTGGTGACGCTGACCCATGGGCCTTATGACCTTGAAGACATCACCCCGGTTGATCTCTTCCCGCAGACTTTCCATGTTGAAACGGTGGCAACCTTAAAACATAATCAGTCTAAAGAAGAGGCTTTTACTCAACGCCAGAACCTGATACTGGCCTCCGCCTCACCCCGTCGTGCTGAAATACTGACTGCTTTGGGCTTAAAGTTTGCCACGTCCGCCTCATCGGTAACTGAAACACCTGCCGCCGGTTTAACACCGGCAGAACAGGCGCTGGCTCACGCCCGCTCCAAGGCATCGGCGGTGGCCGGCCGAACTGAGCATGGCACGGTCATCGCCGCAGATACCATCGTCGTTCTTGACGGTGAAATGATGGGAAAACCCGACTCGCCGGAGCAAGCCGCCGAAATATTGAAGGCGCTTCGCGGCAAAACCCACCGGGTTGTCACCGCAGTTGCCGTCACTGATGCTGCCACTGGTGAGACCCTGGCTGACATTAAAACCAGTCAGGTTACCATGCGGCATTATACTGATGCTGAAATTGATATTTATGTCAATTCCGGCAGCCCGCTGGATAAAGCCGGGGCTTACGGTATCCAGGATAAGGAATTTAATCCGGTTGCCTGCATCAAGGGCTGCTATCACAACGTCGTCGGCCTGCCGGTCTGCCTGATGATGGACATGCTGCTTAAACTAAGCGTTCACCCGAATGTCTCATCCAATTGGCGCCCGGAGGCCGGGTGCCGTGACTGTGCCAAATGGCATAACACTTAA
- a CDS encoding response regulator, whose product MAKAKILVVEDEGITAQDIQMSLEDMGYEVIGPAANGDDALALAEEHQPVLALMDIVLKGPHSGIATAIELKNRFTIPVVYLTAYADAATLQQAKKAEPLGYLTKPFNENDLRAAVEIALYKAGMEAERRELTRKLQEALDNIKELKGLIPICANCKQIRDDKGYWQSVEHYVALHTGADFTHSICPKCTKELYPEYYDQVYKD is encoded by the coding sequence ATGGCTAAAGCTAAGATATTGGTAGTTGAGGATGAAGGCATCACCGCCCAGGACATCCAGATGAGTCTGGAAGACATGGGTTATGAGGTGATAGGTCCGGCCGCCAATGGCGATGACGCGCTGGCGCTGGCTGAGGAACACCAGCCTGTCCTGGCTCTTATGGACATTGTCTTGAAAGGCCCGCACTCCGGCATCGCCACGGCTATTGAGCTGAAAAACCGGTTTACCATTCCGGTGGTGTATCTGACAGCCTATGCTGATGCCGCTACCCTGCAACAGGCCAAAAAGGCTGAGCCGCTGGGTTATCTGACCAAACCGTTTAACGAAAATGATCTCCGCGCCGCCGTAGAAATAGCCCTGTATAAAGCCGGTATGGAAGCTGAACGCCGGGAACTCACCCGCAAGCTCCAGGAAGCGCTGGATAACATCAAAGAACTCAAAGGCCTTATCCCCATCTGCGCCAACTGCAAACAAATCCGTGATGATAAAGGCTACTGGCAATCGGTTGAACATTATGTCGCCCTGCACACCGGGGCTGATTTCACCCATTCCATCTGCCCCAAATGCACCAAAGAGCTTTACCCGGAGTACTATGACCAGGTTTACAAGGACTGA
- a CDS encoding nitrogen fixation protein NifH: MSGWQDMVKGNPVDWLLEPDIQNPAVRYLALRDLQDSPADSPEFIQAKADAFSTGSVATILSRMRPEGFWVKPGGGYGPKFTGSVWSLVTLAQMGADISHPGVRLAAEYMLGHTIAPAGWFSYNGTNPGLLHCHAGYLAAAMLDLGMTGDPKVMNAVEWQARLITGEDIAEVGDESPIRYYRYTPGPGFVCSANTGMPCAWGVVKAMGALSRVNCLQRSRTIHEAIETGRQFLFGTNLKICDFPTRDKSKDYRAWFKLGFPMLYSSDILEVLEVLTRLGDGADSRLQAIWQLVLDKQDAEGRWLMESAHDGKKWVTIEEKGQPGKWVTLRALRALKAAFPS; the protein is encoded by the coding sequence ATGTCCGGCTGGCAGGACATGGTGAAAGGGAATCCGGTTGACTGGTTGCTTGAGCCGGATATCCAAAATCCTGCGGTGCGTTATCTGGCATTACGGGACTTGCAGGATTCACCGGCTGACTCTCCAGAATTTATTCAAGCTAAAGCAGATGCCTTTTCAACAGGTTCCGTGGCCACTATTCTTAGCCGGATGCGGCCGGAAGGTTTTTGGGTTAAGCCCGGAGGCGGGTATGGGCCGAAATTCACCGGTTCAGTGTGGTCGCTGGTGACACTGGCTCAAATGGGCGCCGACATATCACACCCGGGAGTACGGCTGGCGGCTGAGTATATGTTAGGGCATACCATCGCGCCTGCCGGCTGGTTCAGCTACAACGGCACCAATCCCGGTTTACTACATTGCCATGCCGGGTACCTGGCAGCGGCGATGCTTGATCTTGGCATGACAGGTGATCCGAAAGTGATGAACGCCGTTGAGTGGCAGGCAAGGTTGATCACCGGTGAAGATATTGCTGAGGTTGGCGACGAATCTCCCATCAGGTATTATCGCTACACCCCGGGTCCGGGTTTCGTCTGCAGCGCAAATACCGGAATGCCCTGTGCCTGGGGGGTGGTAAAAGCGATGGGGGCTTTGAGCAGGGTAAACTGCCTCCAGCGCAGTCGGACGATTCACGAAGCAATTGAAACAGGGCGGCAATTCCTTTTTGGAACCAATCTGAAAATTTGTGATTTTCCGACCCGTGATAAATCCAAAGACTATCGTGCCTGGTTCAAATTGGGGTTTCCCATGCTATATTCGTCAGACATATTGGAGGTTCTGGAAGTATTGACTCGCCTCGGAGATGGGGCGGATTCACGGTTACAAGCGATTTGGCAACTGGTTTTGGACAAACAAGATGCTGAAGGCCGATGGCTGATGGAATCGGCCCATGACGGTAAGAAGTGGGTTACAATTGAGGAAAAAGGTCAGCCGGGCAAATGGGTGACGTTGCGCGCTTTGCGTGCGCTAAAAGCGGCCTTTCCCTCTTAA
- the typA gene encoding translational GTPase TypA: MPKYREDIRNIAIIAHVDHGKTSLVDVMLKQSHVFRENQEVGELIMDRNALEREKGITILAKNTAVLYRDHKINIIDTPGHADFSGEVERVLNMAEGCLLLVDSTDGPMPQTRFVLQQALEKKLKPIVVVTKMDRPTRRIKEVLSMTQDLFLELATDDFQLDYPVIYSSSRDGFAVSDPDTAGTDLVPLFECILREIPPPEIEDGPLQMLVSNLDYSSHKGRIAIGRIRRGAVSPRDSVVVINSTGENKRYQINEVFTHLGLARQEVDRADAGDIIAVTGLDAVNIGETIASPERPEALPGITIGEPTVKMTFGVNTSPLAGREGKYCTSRQIRARLYRELETNISLRVEDTDSPDVFLVSGRGELHLSVLVETLRREGYEVELSKPEAITRTVDGQVMEPMEALTIDTAEECIGELTEMLAKRKGRMTNLHHDGNGNVRLEYHIPTRGLIGFRSSFLTATRGRGVMNTLFLHYEPWQGEVGSSRSGVLVASQSGTAVTYGLNNAQERGLTFIDPMTEVYEGMIVGLHARGSDLAVNVCKEKKMTNIRSSTSDISVRLTPPIKLSLEESLDFVEDDELVEVTPKNLRLRKKLLSAHDRKRSEK, encoded by the coding sequence GTGCCCAAATACCGTGAAGACATTCGTAATATCGCCATTATCGCCCATGTTGACCATGGCAAGACCAGCCTGGTGGACGTGATGCTGAAGCAATCCCACGTTTTTCGGGAAAATCAGGAAGTCGGTGAACTTATCATGGACCGCAACGCCCTGGAGCGTGAAAAAGGCATCACTATTCTGGCCAAGAACACCGCCGTCTTGTACCGTGACCATAAAATAAATATTATTGACACCCCCGGCCATGCCGATTTTTCCGGTGAAGTGGAACGGGTGCTGAATATGGCGGAAGGCTGCCTGCTGCTGGTTGATTCAACCGACGGACCGATGCCCCAAACCCGTTTTGTCCTCCAACAGGCCTTGGAGAAAAAGCTTAAGCCGATCGTCGTGGTCACCAAAATGGATCGCCCGACCCGCCGCATAAAAGAAGTTTTATCCATGACCCAGGATCTCTTTCTGGAACTGGCCACCGACGACTTTCAGCTGGATTACCCGGTCATCTACTCCAGTTCCCGGGACGGTTTCGCGGTGAGCGACCCTGACACGGCCGGCACCGATCTGGTGCCCCTCTTTGAATGTATCCTGCGGGAAATACCGCCGCCGGAAATTGAGGATGGCCCGCTGCAGATGCTGGTCTCAAATCTGGATTATTCCAGTCACAAAGGCCGGATAGCCATCGGCCGTATCCGCCGCGGTGCGGTTTCCCCCAGGGATTCCGTAGTAGTCATTAACAGCACCGGCGAAAATAAACGCTATCAGATAAACGAAGTATTTACCCATCTCGGTCTGGCCCGACAGGAAGTTGACCGGGCCGATGCCGGCGATATCATCGCCGTAACCGGCCTTGATGCCGTTAACATCGGCGAAACCATCGCCAGCCCGGAGCGTCCGGAAGCGCTGCCCGGTATCACTATCGGAGAACCGACGGTTAAAATGACCTTCGGCGTCAACACATCCCCCCTTGCCGGCCGTGAGGGCAAATACTGCACCTCCCGCCAGATACGAGCCCGCCTGTACCGGGAACTGGAAACCAACATCAGTCTGCGGGTGGAAGATACCGACTCACCGGATGTCTTCCTCGTTTCCGGCCGGGGCGAGCTTCATCTTTCCGTGCTCGTGGAAACCCTCCGCCGGGAAGGTTACGAGGTAGAGCTTTCCAAACCGGAAGCCATCACCCGAACTGTTGACGGTCAGGTCATGGAACCCATGGAGGCCCTGACCATTGATACCGCCGAGGAATGTATCGGTGAACTGACGGAAATGCTGGCCAAACGCAAAGGCCGGATGACCAACCTGCATCATGACGGCAACGGCAATGTCCGGCTGGAATATCATATTCCCACCCGCGGCCTGATTGGCTTCCGCAGCAGTTTTCTGACCGCTACCCGCGGCCGCGGCGTGATGAATACGCTGTTTTTACATTATGAACCGTGGCAGGGTGAAGTCGGGTCCTCCCGCAGCGGTGTGCTGGTCGCCTCCCAGAGCGGCACCGCCGTCACCTACGGCCTGAACAATGCCCAGGAGCGCGGCTTGACCTTCATTGATCCCATGACGGAAGTGTATGAAGGGATGATTGTCGGTCTGCATGCCCGTGGCTCTGACCTAGCCGTCAATGTCTGCAAGGAAAAAAAGATGACCAATATCCGGTCATCCACCAGTGATATCTCCGTTAGACTGACGCCGCCGATTAAACTTTCTCTGGAAGAATCACTGGACTTTGTTGAAGATGATGAACTGGTTGAAGTTACACCGAAAAATCTCAGATTGAGAAAAAAGCTCCTGTCAGCTCATGACCGGAAAAGATCTGAAAAATAA
- a CDS encoding NAD+ synthase: protein MKKLRLAQAQINTTVGDFSGNVRLISEYLIKARDAGADLVVFPEMTVCGYPPEDLLLKPGFIAANGKAMSEVAAVVQGITAVVGFVDCRPEGLFNAAAVIQDGQITGIYHKIHLPNYGVFDEQRYFQPGQACPVFTIRGVKVGLNVCEDIWRDNGPTAGQAAAGAELILNISASPYHHGKYLVREQMLKSRALDHGVSVAFCNLVGGQDELVFDGASLVVDRQGTVIARAGQFNEELLITDLSVGGIDTDKSGLRRMAGLLEPDAEVYQALVTGTRDYITKNGFQHVIIGLSGGLDSSLVAAVAVDAVGAEHVNGLIMPSRFSSPVSAEYAGQLAANLGIKVFSIPIEEVYSAYLDNLAGVFTGLNADVTEENIQARIRGNLLMALSNKFGWLVLNTGNKSEVATGYTTLYGDMAGGFAVIKDVPKTLAYELCKHRNRQAGRDLIPQAIINRAPSAELRPEQKDSDSLPPYDVLDPILSAYVEEDRSVPEIIAQGYDAATVRRIARLVDSSEYKRRQSPPGVKITPKAFGRDRRLPITNKFRGA, encoded by the coding sequence ATGAAAAAATTACGGCTGGCGCAGGCGCAGATAAATACCACGGTGGGTGATTTTTCCGGGAATGTCCGGCTGATCAGCGAATACCTGATAAAGGCACGGGATGCCGGTGCCGACCTGGTGGTTTTTCCCGAAATGACGGTTTGCGGTTATCCGCCCGAAGACCTGCTGCTCAAACCGGGCTTTATTGCAGCGAACGGAAAAGCCATGAGCGAGGTGGCGGCGGTGGTGCAGGGGATTACGGCGGTGGTGGGATTTGTGGATTGCCGGCCGGAAGGGCTATTCAACGCTGCGGCGGTGATTCAGGACGGGCAAATAACTGGTATCTACCATAAGATACATCTGCCGAATTACGGTGTTTTTGATGAACAGCGTTATTTTCAACCGGGGCAGGCCTGTCCGGTATTCACCATTAGAGGAGTCAAAGTTGGCCTGAACGTGTGTGAAGATATCTGGCGGGACAACGGGCCGACCGCCGGGCAGGCCGCAGCCGGCGCCGAATTAATCTTGAATATCAGTGCTTCACCATATCACCACGGGAAATATCTGGTTAGGGAACAGATGCTCAAGAGCCGGGCGCTGGATCACGGAGTCAGCGTGGCTTTCTGCAATCTGGTGGGCGGACAGGACGAACTGGTGTTTGACGGCGCCAGTCTGGTGGTTGACCGCCAGGGAACGGTGATTGCCAGAGCCGGTCAATTCAATGAAGAACTGCTGATAACCGACCTGAGTGTTGGCGGGATAGACACTGACAAATCCGGTCTGCGCCGGATGGCTGGACTACTGGAGCCGGACGCCGAGGTCTATCAGGCGCTGGTGACGGGAACCCGGGACTATATCACCAAAAACGGCTTCCAGCATGTGATTATCGGCCTGTCCGGCGGGTTGGATTCATCTCTGGTGGCGGCAGTGGCGGTTGATGCGGTCGGCGCGGAACACGTTAACGGTCTGATAATGCCGTCCCGTTTTTCCTCTCCGGTTAGTGCCGAGTACGCCGGGCAATTGGCGGCTAATCTGGGTATCAAGGTGTTTTCCATTCCTATTGAAGAGGTGTATAGCGCCTATCTGGATAATCTGGCTGGAGTTTTTACCGGGCTGAACGCTGACGTGACTGAAGAAAATATTCAGGCCCGCATCCGCGGCAATCTGCTGATGGCGTTATCCAACAAGTTCGGCTGGCTGGTGTTAAATACCGGCAACAAGAGCGAGGTAGCTACCGGTTACACCACACTTTACGGCGATATGGCCGGGGGTTTTGCGGTAATCAAGGATGTACCCAAGACGCTGGCCTATGAACTGTGCAAACATCGCAACCGGCAAGCCGGGCGTGACTTGATACCTCAAGCCATAATTAACCGGGCACCTTCGGCGGAACTGCGACCGGAACAAAAAGACTCCGACAGTCTGCCGCCTTATGATGTGCTTGACCCGATACTGTCGGCCTATGTGGAAGAAGACCGGAGCGTGCCGGAAATCATTGCGCAGGGATATGACGCGGCAACGGTGCGCCGGATAGCCCGGCTGGTGGACTCCAGTGAATACAAAAGGCGTCAGTCACCGCCGGGCGTGAAGATTACGCCCAAGGCTTTCGGGAGAGACCGCCGATTGCCGATCACCAATAAATTCCGGGGGGCTTAA
- a CDS encoding histidine kinase N-terminal 7TM domain-containing protein, whose amino-acid sequence MEAPAFIITPYTAGYLFSLTITLIAAAVSWQRRQSFGGVALFLLMTAASIWIFFGLLEVSATAQSTKILLSKLEYIGGVNTPVLFFVFAAAYGGFSRWLSQRNLVLLFLIPAVTLLLAFTNEHHHLIWDSFSAVNPDTNLMIYGHGIWFWIANIGYSTLCLLGGGLLIIRAALQSHAEYRPIAFLLLSGVSIPWIAGLLYVSGFNPFPGYDLTRVAFAFSGLMFLLAIFGRHLLAIAPVARNIIIDTIPDGMLVLDRADRIIDINRSAREMIGITDHSPIGRPLLSLISVTPWLSSLSSLSEESSSLCLITGTNHHLEASISILRDNRGRTTGRIILLRDITERHLSEQAVRKSQELYLSLFSNMSEGVALHRLVEDEHGQAVNYRIIDVNPEFEKLIGIKKKDVIGKLATEAYGIPQAPYLEEYAGVAYSGQPSHIQVYFKPLGRQFDISIAPWGEKGFATIFTDITERNRIWETTSQLASIVEFSAEALIGRDTNGIITSWNKAAEKIFGYTAAEMIGQSNSPLIPAGIDNEVPEILQEIFKSGTAVNWETTRQRKDGALIDVAVIISPIKDTDGHVTGYSTIARNITEVKKSQARIKAALAEKELLLKEIHHRVKNNMQVVSSLLKMQSQYVADEPTKAMLKESQERIKSMSLVYNKLYESADIASIDIRDYVNDLITNLLHAYAPEPGVIHADIDVAGVSFDLDTAIPLGLIINELVTNAIKYAFPEGKHGTIRISLQPLNDNGKYVLIVKDNGIGLPEGFDPLNNRSLGMRLVNALARHQLGGVFDLERSGGTTFRIVFQKG is encoded by the coding sequence ATGGAAGCACCAGCCTTCATTATCACGCCCTATACCGCCGGGTACCTGTTCTCTCTGACCATTACTCTGATCGCCGCCGCAGTATCTTGGCAACGCCGTCAGTCCTTCGGTGGGGTTGCGCTTTTTTTGCTGATGACCGCCGCTTCAATCTGGATCTTTTTCGGTTTACTGGAAGTCTCCGCCACCGCTCAGAGTACCAAAATACTGTTATCCAAGTTGGAATACATCGGAGGGGTGAATACGCCGGTTCTGTTTTTTGTATTCGCGGCGGCATATGGCGGATTCAGCCGCTGGCTGTCGCAGCGCAATTTGGTGCTGCTTTTTTTAATCCCTGCGGTGACTTTACTCTTAGCCTTCACTAACGAACACCACCATTTGATTTGGGATTCATTTTCCGCAGTCAATCCAGACACCAATCTGATGATTTACGGGCATGGGATTTGGTTCTGGATCGCCAATATCGGCTATTCAACCCTCTGCCTGCTGGGCGGTGGACTGCTGATTATCCGGGCGGCTTTACAATCCCACGCTGAATACCGGCCGATCGCCTTTTTGTTGTTATCGGGCGTCTCCATTCCCTGGATTGCCGGCCTTCTTTATGTTTCCGGATTCAATCCCTTCCCCGGCTATGACCTGACCCGAGTGGCATTTGCCTTTTCCGGGTTAATGTTTTTACTGGCTATCTTCGGCAGACATCTGCTGGCTATCGCCCCGGTCGCCCGCAACATCATCATTGATACCATACCTGACGGCATGCTGGTACTGGATCGCGCCGACCGAATAATTGACATCAACCGCTCTGCAAGGGAAATGATAGGCATAACAGACCATTCACCCATCGGCCGGCCTCTGCTAAGCCTGATTTCCGTCACACCGTGGCTGAGTTCTTTAAGTTCATTAAGTGAAGAGTCTTCAAGCTTGTGTCTGATTACCGGGACAAACCATCACCTGGAGGCCAGCATCAGCATCTTGCGGGATAATCGCGGGCGGACCACCGGGCGTATTATCCTTTTAAGGGACATCACTGAGCGCCATCTGTCTGAACAAGCGGTCCGTAAAAGCCAGGAGCTTTATCTTTCCCTGTTCTCCAATATGTCCGAGGGCGTGGCCTTGCATCGGCTGGTTGAAGATGAACACGGTCAGGCCGTAAATTACCGCATTATTGACGTTAACCCTGAATTTGAAAAGCTGATCGGCATTAAGAAGAAAGATGTCATCGGCAAACTTGCCACAGAGGCCTACGGCATCCCGCAAGCCCCGTACCTTGAAGAATATGCCGGAGTGGCCTATTCCGGTCAACCGAGCCATATTCAGGTCTATTTCAAACCGCTGGGGCGCCAATTTGATATCTCAATCGCACCCTGGGGAGAAAAAGGTTTCGCTACCATATTCACCGATATTACCGAACGAAACCGAATTTGGGAGACCACATCGCAATTGGCTTCCATCGTTGAGTTTTCCGCTGAAGCCCTCATCGGGCGTGACACCAACGGGATAATCACCAGTTGGAACAAAGCAGCCGAAAAGATTTTTGGCTACACTGCGGCCGAAATGATCGGTCAGTCCAATTCCCCGCTCATCCCCGCCGGCATTGACAATGAAGTCCCGGAAATACTCCAGGAGATTTTTAAATCCGGGACCGCCGTCAATTGGGAAACCACACGTCAACGGAAGGACGGCGCACTTATTGACGTGGCGGTGATTATATCCCCTATCAAAGACACCGACGGTCACGTTACCGGATACTCCACCATTGCCCGGAACATCACTGAGGTTAAAAAGTCCCAGGCTCGCATTAAAGCCGCTCTGGCCGAAAAAGAACTGCTGCTGAAAGAGATCCATCACAGGGTTAAAAATAATATGCAGGTGGTGTCCAGCCTGCTTAAAATGCAGAGCCAGTACGTCGCCGATGAACCTACTAAAGCAATGCTCAAGGAAAGCCAGGAACGCATCAAGAGTATGTCGCTGGTTTATAACAAGCTATACGAATCCGCCGATATCGCCAGTATTGATATCCGGGATTACGTCAATGATCTGATTACAAATTTGCTGCACGCCTATGCTCCCGAACCCGGTGTAATCCACGCTGACATTGATGTCGCCGGAGTGTCATTTGACCTTGATACCGCCATCCCGCTGGGCCTGATCATCAACGAACTGGTAACTAATGCCATAAAATATGCTTTCCCCGAGGGCAAGCACGGCACCATTCGGATTTCTTTACAACCCCTTAACGATAATGGTAAATATGTCCTGATCGTCAAAGACAACGGCATCGGACTTCCGGAAGGTTTTGACCCGCTGAATAATCGCTCGCTGGGCATGAGATTGGTCAATGCCCTGGCCCGCCATCAATTAGGCGGTGTTTTTGACCTGGAGCGCTCCGGCGGTACCACCTTCAGAATTGTTTTCCAGAAAGGTTAA